From Gammaproteobacteria bacterium, the proteins below share one genomic window:
- a CDS encoding GNAT family N-acetyltransferase, giving the protein MTIVRPAVAVPSLRIQLCSSLTEIPAAAWNRLASDATPFLRHEFLAGLEQCGCLRGHGWEPVHILAYEGGLLVGALPLYLKSNSHGEFVFDWDWAEAYQRAGRNYYPKLVTAVPYTPVAGPRLLTAPDAVAGDRVRGALLEQAQELMRDRAASSWHCLFPNETDADSLVARGGLRRLGCQYHWHNAGYDDFEDFLSRLDSKHRKQIRRERREIKESGITVEVLSGPMISEETWRVYHEFYRSTFHRKWGEPRLTLEFFMHLGRALPDQTLLFMAKKNGAYIAGAFAMRDAHTLYGRHWGCRVNQRHLHFEVCYYQTMDYCMGQGLRQLNAGAQGEHKISRGFAPVPTWSVHWLRDPRFALAVADFLERETRAMQEYMTALEQHSPYRRATEAA; this is encoded by the coding sequence ATGACCATTGTCCGCCCGGCGGTCGCAGTTCCCAGTTTGCGCATCCAGCTCTGTTCTTCGCTGACGGAAATTCCGGCGGCGGCATGGAACCGGCTGGCCAGCGATGCCACGCCTTTTTTACGTCATGAGTTTCTGGCGGGATTGGAGCAATGCGGCTGCCTGCGTGGACATGGCTGGGAGCCGGTTCACATCCTGGCTTATGAAGGCGGGCTGCTCGTGGGGGCGCTGCCGCTATACCTCAAAAGCAACTCCCATGGCGAGTTTGTATTCGACTGGGACTGGGCGGAGGCATACCAACGCGCGGGGCGGAATTATTATCCCAAGCTGGTCACGGCGGTCCCCTATACGCCCGTGGCCGGGCCACGCCTGCTGACGGCGCCGGATGCGGTGGCCGGCGATCGCGTGCGCGGCGCGCTGTTGGAACAGGCGCAGGAGTTGATGCGCGACCGCGCCGCCTCCTCATGGCATTGCCTCTTCCCCAACGAAACGGACGCGGACAGCCTGGTCGCCCGGGGCGGCTTGCGACGTCTCGGCTGCCAATATCACTGGCATAACGCCGGCTACGATGATTTTGAGGATTTTCTCTCGCGCCTGGACTCCAAGCACCGCAAGCAAATCCGCCGCGAACGGCGGGAAATTAAAGAGAGCGGGATTACCGTGGAGGTGTTGTCCGGACCGATGATCAGTGAAGAGACCTGGCGCGTTTATCACGAATTCTATCGCTCAACCTTTCACCGCAAATGGGGCGAACCGCGTTTGACGCTCGAGTTCTTCATGCACCTGGGGCGCGCCCTGCCCGATCAAACCCTGCTGTTCATGGCCAAAAAGAATGGCGCCTATATCGCCGGCGCCTTCGCGATGCGTGACGCGCACACGTTGTACGGCCGGCATTGGGGTTGCCGGGTAAACCAGCGTCACCTGCACTTCGAGGTTTGCTACTATCAAACCATGGACTATTGCATGGGTCAGGGTTTGCGACAGCTCAATGCCGGCGCCCAGGGCGAGCACAAGATCAGCCGGGGCTTTGCGCCGGTGCCGACATGGTCGGTGCACTGGCTGCGTGATCCGCGCTTTGCGCTCGCCGTCGCTGATTTTCTGGAGCGCGAAACCAGGGCCATGCAAGAGTACATGACGGCG